The Nocardioides salarius genome includes a region encoding these proteins:
- a CDS encoding CoA transferase subunit A, translating to MSPHRREPRDKRMSIDEVVAQLRDGMTIGIGGWGPRRKPMALVRAILRSDLTDLTIVSYGGADVGLLLRAGKVRRLVYAFVSLDTVPLEPSFQRARQGKEIAEVVELDEGMFQTGLRAAAQRLPFLPMRAGLGSDVLVNNPDIRTVTSPYGDADGVREDLVAVPALHLDVALVHLNRADKHGNATYLGPDPYFDDLFCLAADRAYVSVEQVIDTAGLTVDTPVQRLLLSRMMVSGVVETPNGAHFTTCTPDYERDERFQKAYVAAASGSDEEWAAFERRFLAGDEDAYQAAVRAFAQEEQK from the coding sequence CGCACCGCAGAGAGCCCCGCGACAAGCGGATGAGCATCGACGAGGTGGTCGCCCAGCTGCGCGACGGCATGACCATCGGCATCGGCGGCTGGGGGCCGCGGCGCAAGCCGATGGCCCTGGTCCGCGCGATCCTGCGCTCGGACCTCACAGACCTCACGATCGTCAGCTACGGCGGCGCCGACGTCGGCCTGCTGCTGCGCGCCGGCAAGGTGCGCAGGCTGGTCTACGCGTTCGTCTCCCTCGACACCGTGCCGCTCGAGCCCAGCTTCCAGCGCGCCCGCCAGGGCAAGGAGATCGCGGAGGTCGTCGAGCTCGACGAGGGCATGTTCCAGACCGGGCTGCGCGCCGCCGCGCAACGGCTGCCGTTCCTGCCGATGCGCGCCGGGCTCGGCTCCGACGTGCTGGTCAACAACCCCGACATCCGCACCGTCACCAGCCCGTACGGCGACGCCGACGGCGTGCGCGAGGACCTGGTGGCCGTCCCTGCGCTGCACCTCGACGTCGCCCTGGTCCACCTCAACCGGGCCGACAAGCACGGCAACGCGACGTACCTGGGGCCCGACCCGTACTTCGACGACCTGTTCTGCCTGGCCGCCGACCGGGCGTACGTGTCGGTCGAGCAGGTCATCGACACCGCCGGCCTGACCGTCGACACCCCTGTCCAGCGGCTGCTGCTGAGCCGGATGATGGTCAGCGGCGTCGTCGAGACGCCGAACGGCGCGCACTTCACCACGTGCACCCCCGACTACGAGCGGGACGAGAGGTTCCAGAAGGCCTACGTCGCCGCGGCGTCGGGCTCCGACGAGGAGTGGGCCGCCTTCGAGCGGCGCTTCCTCGCCGGTGACGAGGACGCCTACCAGGCCGCCGTGCGGGCCTTCGCCCAGGAGGAGCAGAAGTGA